A part of Marinomonas rhizomae genomic DNA contains:
- the cyoB gene encoding cytochrome o ubiquinol oxidase subunit I, translating into MSALLGKLSWDALPYDPIVIGTLCVVAIAGCVLAFLLIKHKLLGVLWNDWLTSVDHKKLGIMYIVLALVMLIRGFADAIMMRLQLALATNGDPGYLPPSHYDQIFTAHGVIMIIFMAMPFMIGLMNIVVPLQIGARDVAFPFLNNLSFWLAVSGAVLVNISLGLGEFAKTGWVAYPPLSGLEYSPGVGVDYYIWALQISGIGTTLTAVNFLATVFKMRTPGMKLMDMPIFTWTCTWANILIAASFPILTAVLAMLTLDRYLDFHFFTNDGGGNSMMYINLFWAWGHPEVYILVLPAFGIFSEIVSTFTGKRLFGYKSMVWATASISILGFIVWLHHFFTMGSSANVNAFFGVMTMIIAVPTGVKLFNWLFTMYRGRLRVTVPVLWTLGFMVTFTVGGMTGVLLAVPGADYVLHNSLFLIAHFHNTIIGGAVFGYLAGFAFWFPKAMGFHLNVKLGKAAFWCWLVGFFLAFMPLYVLGFLGMTRRLNHTDNPDWNIWLYIAVVGAFVILAGIICQFLQLYVSFRDRKDNMDTTGDPWNGHTLEWSTASPPQYYNFAELPVVSDIDAFTDMKEKGTAYVRKESYAPIHMPKNTKAGIIIGALITAFGFAMIWHIWWLAIVGLVGSIVTFIARAYTSDVDYYVQPDEIAQIENEHLDNVAKG; encoded by the coding sequence ATGTCTGCACTCTTAGGCAAACTATCGTGGGACGCTCTTCCGTACGACCCGATTGTTATCGGCACATTGTGTGTCGTTGCGATCGCTGGTTGTGTACTTGCTTTCCTACTTATTAAACACAAATTGCTTGGTGTACTCTGGAATGACTGGTTAACGTCTGTTGACCATAAAAAACTGGGTATTATGTATATCGTTCTAGCATTGGTAATGCTTATTCGTGGTTTCGCGGATGCCATTATGATGCGTTTGCAGCTCGCGCTTGCAACGAACGGTGATCCAGGCTATTTACCTCCAAGCCACTATGACCAAATTTTCACGGCTCACGGTGTCATCATGATCATCTTTATGGCGATGCCATTCATGATCGGTTTGATGAACATTGTTGTACCGCTACAAATTGGTGCTCGTGATGTGGCTTTCCCATTCCTAAACAACTTAAGCTTTTGGCTAGCTGTTTCTGGTGCGGTATTGGTAAATATTTCCTTAGGCCTTGGTGAGTTTGCTAAAACTGGTTGGGTGGCTTATCCACCGTTATCAGGATTGGAATACAGTCCAGGGGTCGGGGTTGACTACTACATATGGGCGCTGCAGATATCCGGTATAGGTACGACATTAACAGCAGTTAACTTCTTGGCGACTGTTTTCAAAATGCGTACGCCAGGTATGAAGTTGATGGATATGCCGATCTTCACTTGGACCTGTACTTGGGCCAATATCTTGATCGCCGCATCATTCCCAATTTTGACTGCTGTACTAGCGATGTTGACACTTGACCGTTACTTAGACTTCCATTTCTTCACGAATGATGGCGGCGGTAACTCAATGATGTATATCAACTTGTTCTGGGCATGGGGTCACCCTGAAGTGTACATTCTTGTACTTCCAGCATTTGGTATCTTCTCTGAGATCGTTTCTACCTTTACTGGTAAGCGTTTGTTCGGCTACAAATCTATGGTTTGGGCGACAGCGTCGATTTCCATTCTTGGTTTCATCGTATGGTTGCATCACTTCTTTACCATGGGTTCCAGTGCGAACGTCAATGCCTTCTTTGGTGTGATGACAATGATCATCGCGGTACCAACAGGTGTGAAACTATTTAACTGGTTGTTTACTATGTACCGTGGTCGCCTTCGTGTGACTGTACCGGTTCTTTGGACGCTTGGTTTCATGGTGACGTTTACTGTCGGTGGTATGACAGGTGTACTACTAGCAGTACCTGGTGCTGACTATGTATTGCATAACAGCTTGTTCTTGATTGCCCACTTCCACAACACCATCATTGGTGGTGCGGTATTTGGTTATCTAGCTGGTTTCGCTTTCTGGTTCCCTAAAGCAATGGGCTTCCACCTCAATGTTAAATTGGGTAAAGCGGCTTTCTGGTGCTGGTTGGTCGGCTTCTTCTTAGCCTTTATGCCTCTTTACGTACTGGGTTTCTTGGGTATGACTCGTCGTCTTAACCACACGGATAACCCAGACTGGAACATCTGGCTATATATAGCGGTTGTTGGTGCTTTTGTTATCCTTGCGGGTATCATTTGTCAGTTCCTACAATTGTATGTCAGCTTCCGCGATCGTAAGGACAACATGGATACCACTGGTGATCCATGGAATGGTCATACGCTTGAGTGGTCTACAGCTTCTCCGCCGCAGTACTATAACTTTGCTGAACTGCCTGTTGTTTCTGATATCGATGCGTTTACCGATATGAAAGAAAAAGGCACTGCTTATGTTCGTAAAGAAAGCTACGCACCTATCCACATGCCTAAGAACACTAAGGCTGGGATTATCATTGGTGCCCTTATTACGGCATTTGGTTTTGCAATGATCTGGCATATTTGGTGGTTGGCAATTGTTGGTTTGGTGGGTTCAATCGTGACCTTTATTGCTCGCGCTTACACCTCAGATGTTGATTACTATGTTCAGCCTGATGAAATCGCTCAGATCGAAAATGAGCACCTAGATAACGTGGCTAAGGGGTAA
- the cyoC gene encoding cytochrome o ubiquinol oxidase subunit III, protein MSTTHMNTHDAHEAGAHHDEHHDTGGNTVFGFWIYLMTDCLLFASVFATYAVLFMNTAGGVSGKDIFELDFVLAETAALLVSSITYGFAMICAHSKNKKGTLSWLAVTFLLGAIFIAMEIYEFHHLIVNGHGPQASAFLSAFFTLVGTHGLHVTAGLIWMFIMIMEVTKTGLTARAVTRLSCLSLFWHFLDVVWICVFTVVYLMGAI, encoded by the coding sequence ATGAGCACTACACATATGAATACGCACGACGCTCACGAAGCTGGTGCACATCACGACGAACACCATGATACTGGTGGAAACACTGTATTTGGGTTCTGGATTTACCTAATGACGGACTGTTTGTTATTTGCATCCGTCTTCGCTACCTACGCTGTGCTTTTCATGAACACAGCTGGGGGCGTGTCTGGTAAAGATATTTTTGAGTTAGACTTTGTGTTGGCTGAAACTGCGGCGTTACTTGTTTCAAGTATCACTTACGGTTTTGCAATGATTTGCGCGCACAGCAAAAACAAAAAAGGCACCCTATCTTGGTTGGCTGTTACGTTTTTATTAGGTGCTATATTCATTGCGATGGAAATCTATGAATTCCATCACCTAATTGTCAACGGTCATGGTCCACAAGCTAGTGCGTTTTTGTCTGCCTTCTTTACCCTTGTGGGTACTCACGGCTTACACGTAACTGCTGGTCTGATCTGGATGTTTATCATGATTATGGAAGTAACTAAAACAGGCCTAACAGCACGAGCAGTAACTCGTCTTAGCTGCCTTAGCTTGTTTTGGCACTTCTTGGATGTTGTTTGGATCTGTGTATTCACCGTTGTTTATCTGATGGGGGCGATCTAA
- the cyoD gene encoding cytochrome o ubiquinol oxidase subunit IV has translation MSDHSSEAHSHGSVKSYLTGFIWSVILTGIPFWMVMTEAFDKGPTYITIVLLAVVQIFVHLKYFLHLDFSEQGKLDTYSFIFSAVIIVMVVALSVWIIYASNAMMM, from the coding sequence ATGAGCGATCATTCTTCTGAAGCGCATTCACACGGTAGCGTGAAGTCATACCTAACAGGGTTTATCTGGTCTGTAATTTTGACTGGTATTCCATTTTGGATGGTAATGACTGAAGCGTTCGATAAAGGTCCAACTTATATAACAATCGTATTGTTAGCCGTTGTTCAGATCTTTGTTCATTTGAAGTATTTCCTTCATTTGGACTTCTCTGAGCAAGGTAAGCTGGACACTTATTCATTTATATTCTCTGCTGTAATTATTGTGATGGTTGTCGCGTTATCCGTATGGATTATCTACGCTTCCAACGCAATGATGATGTAA
- the cyoE gene encoding heme o synthase, with the protein MFKRYLQVTKPGIIMGNLISVAGGFFLASRGEIDWILMLATVVGLSLVVASGCAINNYVDRDIDAKMQRTRNRVTVNGEMSGKAAFFHGILLGVIGFALLSYFTNWVAVAFAVFGYVVYVGLYTLYFKRKSVYGTFVGSLSGAVPPVVGYCAAAGQFDAGAAILLTMFCIWQMPHSYAIAIFRYKDYEAAGIPVLPVSQGIAKAKRHIILHIAAFAVVAALLPLTGYVGIGFMVVALATSLWWLAMALRGYRPGIDVNGWARQVFFFSIITVTALSVTMALDFNEVSPNLLVFAAH; encoded by the coding sequence ATGTTTAAGCGTTATCTTCAGGTAACAAAGCCAGGCATCATTATGGGCAACCTCATCTCTGTTGCGGGGGGCTTCTTTTTAGCCTCCCGTGGCGAGATTGACTGGATTCTTATGCTAGCGACAGTGGTTGGTTTGTCGTTGGTCGTTGCTTCTGGCTGTGCCATTAACAACTATGTTGATAGAGATATTGATGCCAAAATGCAACGCACGCGTAACCGCGTGACGGTAAATGGTGAGATGTCAGGTAAAGCGGCATTTTTCCACGGTATTTTGTTAGGTGTTATTGGTTTTGCTTTGCTGTCGTATTTTACGAACTGGGTTGCAGTGGCTTTTGCTGTATTCGGTTATGTGGTTTACGTCGGTTTATACACTCTGTATTTCAAGCGTAAGTCCGTTTATGGGACTTTTGTTGGTAGTTTATCTGGCGCTGTTCCGCCGGTTGTGGGCTATTGCGCCGCAGCAGGTCAGTTCGATGCAGGTGCTGCTATCTTGCTTACTATGTTTTGTATTTGGCAAATGCCACATTCCTATGCAATCGCTATTTTTCGCTACAAAGATTACGAAGCGGCAGGGATTCCTGTCTTGCCTGTGTCACAAGGTATCGCGAAAGCAAAACGCCATATAATTCTACATATTGCTGCTTTTGCAGTCGTCGCAGCACTTTTACCGCTGACGGGTTATGTTGGAATTGGCTTTATGGTTGTTGCACTGGCTACCAGCCTTTGGTGGCTAGCGATGGCGTTACGAGGCTACCGTCCTGGGATTGATGTAAATGGATGGGCACGACAAGTGTTTTTCTTTTCCATTATCACTGTAACGGCGCTTAGTGTGACTATGGCATTGGATTTTAATGAAGTTTCTCCAAACTTATTGGTGTTTGCTGCCCATTAA
- a CDS encoding tannase/feruloyl esterase family alpha/beta hydrolase — protein sequence MKALFTYLAPALMLFSLGSNSVYAVNCQTLITKAPQNVEIKTTMMGRDKDVRSPYCLVSGVMSQRMGLDSKFYAIKFELRLPNFWQGRFAYQFNGGNDGEVKPALGAMTGLLNSQYAINQGFAVVSSDGGHDAQANPESGLVGPAVFGHDPEARRDYGYSAVQKLNPVARSLIESYYESPIKYSYGLGQSNGGRMAMVAATRFPDMFDGLLVGYPGFNLPKAALQHAWDVQALHRVSDDISQSLTKRDLKVFAKRILDQCDTLDGISDDMVFAADACQKVFEPKALVCKSNFDRDCLSLNKIGALMRMHMGPHNSKNQALYTDWIYDTGIRSDNWRMWKVESTISDWSNKPINVVMGGASLAHIFTTPYTNVSGDIYSLEDYLLKFDFDKDAPKIYATNKRFKESAMTIMTPPDAAKPKLTEFKQHGGKMMIFHGNSDPVFSVKDTIRWYDFLDFILEGRASDFVRLYRVPGMPHGQGGPSADQFDMLQPLISWVEKQQAPQYIVAATRADNPEITARMTGIKRPLCPYPSYARYNRGDFLLATSFQCVVAK from the coding sequence ATGAAAGCGCTTTTCACCTATTTAGCCCCCGCTTTGATGCTTTTTTCATTAGGCAGCAACTCGGTTTATGCTGTTAATTGCCAAACATTAATCACAAAAGCGCCTCAGAACGTAGAAATTAAAACCACAATGATGGGCAGAGACAAGGATGTTAGAAGTCCATATTGTTTGGTGTCAGGCGTTATGTCCCAGCGTATGGGGCTTGATAGTAAATTCTACGCGATCAAATTTGAGCTACGCTTGCCTAACTTTTGGCAAGGTCGTTTTGCTTATCAGTTTAATGGTGGTAACGACGGTGAAGTGAAGCCAGCGTTGGGTGCAATGACAGGCCTGCTTAACTCTCAATATGCGATCAATCAAGGTTTTGCTGTTGTCTCAAGCGACGGTGGTCATGATGCACAAGCTAATCCAGAATCAGGCTTGGTTGGTCCTGCCGTGTTTGGTCATGATCCAGAAGCGCGTCGCGATTATGGCTATAGTGCAGTACAAAAGTTAAATCCTGTTGCGCGCTCTTTAATTGAAAGCTATTACGAATCTCCTATCAAATATTCATACGGTCTTGGCCAGTCAAATGGCGGACGCATGGCGATGGTTGCTGCAACGCGCTTCCCCGATATGTTTGATGGTCTGTTGGTGGGGTATCCTGGCTTTAATTTACCAAAAGCGGCATTGCAGCATGCTTGGGATGTTCAGGCACTGCATCGAGTAAGCGACGATATTAGTCAATCGTTAACAAAACGAGATTTGAAAGTCTTCGCAAAACGTATACTTGATCAATGCGACACCTTAGATGGGATTAGCGATGATATGGTGTTTGCAGCGGATGCTTGTCAAAAGGTATTCGAGCCAAAGGCATTGGTATGTAAAAGCAATTTTGATCGAGACTGTTTGTCGTTAAATAAGATAGGAGCCTTGATGCGCATGCATATGGGGCCACATAATTCGAAAAACCAGGCGTTGTACACTGATTGGATATATGACACAGGCATTCGTTCTGATAACTGGCGCATGTGGAAAGTAGAAAGCACGATTTCAGACTGGAGCAATAAGCCGATTAATGTCGTGATGGGTGGAGCTTCATTAGCACATATTTTTACCACGCCTTATACGAATGTTTCAGGTGATATTTACTCATTAGAAGACTACTTACTTAAGTTTGATTTTGATAAAGATGCGCCGAAAATTTATGCGACGAATAAGCGATTCAAAGAGTCTGCAATGACCATCATGACGCCACCAGATGCTGCCAAGCCAAAGTTGACAGAGTTCAAGCAGCATGGAGGGAAAATGATGATTTTCCATGGCAATAGTGACCCGGTTTTCTCCGTGAAAGACACCATACGTTGGTATGATTTTTTGGACTTTATATTGGAAGGTCGCGCTTCAGATTTTGTTCGCTTGTATCGTGTTCCTGGCATGCCTCATGGGCAAGGCGGTCCATCAGCCGATCAGTTTGATATGCTGCAGCCTTTGATTTCATGGGTAGAAAAGCAGCAAGCACCTCAATATATTGTTGCTGCCACGCGCGCGGACAATCCAGAAATAACCGCGCGTATGACTGGGATAAAGCGCCCTTTGTGCCCTTATCCATCTTACGCTAGATACAATAGGGGCGACTTTCTTCTGGCGACGTCTTTTCAATGTGTGGTCGCCAAATAA
- a CDS encoding SDR family oxidoreductase encodes MKLPILLITGGGRGIGAATAKLAAQHGYEVIINYRKDATSAENVATDIIASGGLAHCVQADISDTEQVSKMFATIRRNWGPIKALVNSAGVLDQQARFVDTKPERWQRVFQTNVFGTMQCCQEAFQDMAKSQGGDGGAIVNVSSLASVYGSPNEYVDYAASKGAVDSFSKGFALEVASDGIRVNVVRPGLIYTDMHADGGEAGRVDRIGPNLPLQRGGQPEEVAEAILWFLSDKSSYSTGGFIDVGGGR; translated from the coding sequence TTGAAATTACCCATACTTTTGATTACTGGTGGAGGGAGAGGCATAGGCGCAGCGACGGCGAAACTCGCGGCTCAACACGGCTATGAAGTTATTATCAACTATCGAAAAGATGCGACTTCTGCAGAAAACGTCGCCACTGACATCATCGCATCTGGCGGACTAGCACATTGCGTACAAGCGGACATAAGCGACACAGAACAAGTCAGTAAAATGTTTGCCACGATTCGACGTAACTGGGGGCCTATTAAGGCTTTGGTAAATAGCGCGGGCGTACTAGATCAACAAGCGCGATTTGTGGATACCAAACCAGAGCGCTGGCAGCGAGTCTTTCAAACCAATGTCTTTGGCACCATGCAATGCTGCCAAGAAGCCTTCCAAGACATGGCTAAGAGCCAAGGTGGTGACGGCGGAGCAATCGTCAACGTATCTTCTCTGGCCTCTGTTTATGGTTCACCAAATGAGTATGTGGATTATGCCGCTAGCAAAGGGGCCGTCGACTCTTTCTCCAAGGGTTTTGCCTTAGAAGTGGCTAGCGATGGCATTCGAGTTAACGTGGTCAGACCTGGCTTAATATATACCGACATGCACGCTGATGGCGGCGAAGCGGGCCGAGTGGATCGCATAGGACCTAATTTACCGCTGCAGCGCGGAGGACAACCAGAAGAGGTCGCCGAAGCGATTCTCTGGTTTCTTAGCGACAAATCCAGTTATTCCACTGGCGGCTTTATTGATGTTGGCGGTGGGCGCTAA
- a CDS encoding MarR family winged helix-turn-helix transcriptional regulator: MQTNNIGFLLTDIIRLMRREYLKSDLCMTPMQARALVYVSHYEGIRQVQLAEMLDIQPITLARLIDQLAEDNLVERRPDPKDRRAYGLYLMAKSAPLLEKIDVEVKRVREKALQGLTDEQVTVLQGALSVMHTNLSAESSL, translated from the coding sequence ATGCAAACAAACAACATTGGTTTTCTTCTAACTGACATCATTCGTCTCATGCGTAGGGAGTATTTAAAAAGCGATCTATGCATGACTCCAATGCAGGCGCGGGCACTGGTTTATGTTTCTCATTACGAGGGGATTCGACAAGTGCAATTGGCTGAAATGCTGGATATTCAGCCCATCACGCTTGCCCGTTTAATCGATCAATTGGCGGAAGATAATTTGGTCGAACGTCGTCCCGATCCAAAAGATCGTCGAGCCTATGGATTGTATTTAATGGCGAAGTCGGCGCCATTGTTAGAAAAAATCGATGTTGAGGTGAAGCGAGTTCGTGAGAAAGCGCTGCAAGGCTTAACAGATGAGCAAGTAACAGTTCTTCAAGGTGCGCTCTCTGTCATGCACACAAATTTATCAGCTGAATCGTCATTATAG
- a CDS encoding HlyD family secretion protein, giving the protein MSEQENIPSVPKQVEKRTTRRILLIAFPLVVILASVFVYMKGGRYVETDNAYVQSDITTINAEVSGAIQTIAVKENEKVAKGQLLFSIDATPFKVAEAKAQAQLQQVRLNILEQKAAYEEKKAEINQAENEFAFNQREEKRQANLLKQKFISDTQFDQAKQAAEVSELKVATLKKDLFRLKEALGGDPSAPLEDHPSYQAAQAALDEARINLGHVNVRAPASGVVAKVPNSGEYVTAGSTSMVLVSDEQQWIAANFTEKDLTYVQPGQEVEIEVDAYPGVSLRGKVESISPATGSEFSVIPAENATGNWVKIAQRLSVKILVDANQDTPVLRTGFSSNVTIDTEHQRRLFGLAL; this is encoded by the coding sequence ATGAGTGAACAAGAAAATATTCCATCCGTGCCAAAGCAAGTAGAAAAACGCACGACTCGTCGCATTTTATTAATAGCATTTCCGCTAGTGGTGATCTTAGCTTCTGTGTTTGTTTATATGAAAGGCGGTCGCTATGTTGAAACCGACAACGCTTATGTGCAGTCAGATATCACGACAATCAATGCTGAGGTGTCTGGTGCTATTCAGACGATAGCCGTCAAAGAAAACGAAAAAGTTGCCAAAGGTCAGTTGTTGTTCAGTATTGACGCTACGCCATTTAAAGTCGCGGAAGCCAAAGCACAAGCTCAACTCCAGCAAGTCAGATTGAATATCTTGGAACAAAAAGCCGCTTACGAAGAGAAAAAAGCGGAGATTAATCAGGCAGAGAACGAATTTGCTTTTAATCAACGTGAAGAAAAGCGTCAGGCAAATCTATTAAAGCAAAAATTTATTTCTGACACTCAGTTTGACCAAGCCAAACAGGCAGCTGAAGTTAGTGAGCTTAAGGTCGCCACATTGAAAAAAGATTTGTTTCGCTTGAAAGAAGCGTTAGGCGGAGATCCAAGCGCTCCACTGGAAGATCACCCTAGTTATCAGGCCGCTCAAGCAGCGCTAGATGAAGCAAGAATTAATCTTGGGCACGTTAATGTGAGAGCGCCAGCATCCGGAGTGGTAGCTAAGGTTCCAAATAGCGGAGAATACGTAACAGCAGGTTCCACCTCTATGGTGTTGGTGTCTGATGAGCAGCAATGGATTGCAGCGAACTTCACCGAAAAAGATCTGACTTACGTTCAGCCTGGCCAAGAAGTTGAAATCGAAGTGGATGCGTACCCTGGAGTGTCATTACGAGGTAAGGTGGAAAGTATCAGCCCTGCGACGGGATCTGAATTCTCTGTGATTCCAGCCGAAAATGCGACGGGTAATTGGGTGAAAATAGCCCAGCGTCTTTCAGTGAAAATTCTTGTTGATGCCAATCAAGATACGCCAGTATTGCGTACAGGTTTTAGCTCAAACGTCACAATAGACACAGAACATCAGCGCCGTTTATTCGGTCTAGCTTTGTGA
- a CDS encoding DHA2 family efflux MFS transporter permease subunit, with translation MALTQSLKTEGAGTNRMMITISVMLATIMQALDTTIANVALPHMKGAMGTTQDQISWVLTSYIVAAAICMPLTGILSARIGRKRLFMWSIVGFTVSSILCGAAQSLDQIVLFRLLQGVFGASLVPLSQSVLLDTYPKEKHGSAMAMWGVGVMVGPILGPYLGGLLTEYYSWRWVFYINVPFGIVAWLGLAGFLEESKLDKKRSFDMYGFVLLGVAIGSLQMMLDRGESQNWFASLEVTIEGLLTLVCGAMFLAHIFTHSHPFIDPKMFRDRNFSVGMVFIFIVGIILLSSMALLPPFMSSLMGYPVVDIGAILAPRGFGTMAAMIIVGRLSNKVDARLFITLGLVLITYSMWEMTLFTTEVTAWDIIRTGLVQGTGLGFIFVPLSTISFATLDPQYRNEGTSMFSLLRNIGSSIGISVVTTYLAQRTQINHAAFADYINPFSLGLQMAQEQGAYNTTTEAGLTALNQVVTGQAATLAYLQDFRLMMWVTLAALPLVLLLKGKSKQAKA, from the coding sequence ATGGCGCTTACGCAAAGCCTAAAAACGGAGGGCGCTGGCACGAATCGCATGATGATCACGATCTCTGTGATGTTAGCGACCATCATGCAAGCCTTAGATACCACTATTGCAAACGTAGCCCTGCCACACATGAAAGGCGCTATGGGAACGACTCAAGATCAGATTTCTTGGGTGCTGACGTCTTATATCGTGGCGGCGGCGATTTGTATGCCATTGACGGGGATTTTGTCCGCTCGAATTGGCCGTAAGCGTTTGTTTATGTGGTCAATTGTGGGTTTCACCGTATCGTCTATTTTATGTGGTGCGGCACAGTCGTTAGACCAGATTGTATTATTCCGTCTGCTACAAGGTGTGTTTGGTGCGAGCTTGGTGCCCTTGTCTCAATCTGTATTACTTGATACTTACCCTAAAGAAAAACACGGTTCAGCCATGGCTATGTGGGGCGTGGGTGTCATGGTGGGGCCAATCTTAGGGCCTTATCTTGGTGGCTTGTTGACCGAATATTACAGCTGGCGTTGGGTGTTTTACATTAATGTGCCATTTGGCATCGTTGCTTGGCTTGGTCTTGCAGGCTTCTTAGAAGAATCAAAACTCGATAAGAAACGCAGCTTTGATATGTATGGCTTCGTGCTGCTGGGGGTTGCGATTGGTAGCTTGCAAATGATGCTTGACCGAGGCGAGTCGCAGAACTGGTTTGCCAGCTTGGAAGTTACCATCGAAGGTCTGCTAACCCTTGTTTGTGGTGCTATGTTTTTAGCGCATATTTTTACTCACAGCCATCCGTTCATCGATCCAAAAATGTTTCGAGATAGAAATTTCAGTGTTGGTATGGTGTTCATTTTTATTGTTGGCATTATTTTATTGTCTTCAATGGCCTTGCTGCCGCCGTTTATGAGTTCATTAATGGGGTATCCCGTTGTGGATATCGGTGCGATATTGGCTCCAAGGGGGTTTGGCACCATGGCAGCGATGATCATTGTGGGGCGTTTATCGAATAAAGTGGATGCACGCTTGTTCATTACTTTGGGCTTGGTGTTGATTACCTACTCTATGTGGGAAATGACGTTATTCACTACGGAAGTAACGGCGTGGGATATTATTCGTACTGGTTTGGTACAGGGAACAGGCTTAGGTTTTATTTTCGTTCCTTTATCAACTATCAGCTTTGCGACCTTGGATCCCCAATACCGAAACGAAGGTACGTCTATGTTTAGCTTGCTGAGAAACATTGGCAGCAGTATTGGTATTTCGGTAGTGACAACCTATTTGGCGCAGCGGACGCAGATCAATCATGCTGCATTTGCCGATTATATTAATCCCTTCAGTCTTGGGCTACAGATGGCACAAGAACAGGGCGCTTATAATACGACTACAGAGGCCGGTTTAACGGCGCTAAACCAAGTTGTGACTGGCCAGGCCGCTACCTTGGCGTACTTGCAAGATTTTCGCTTGATGATGTGGGTGACATTAGCTGCATTGCCTTTGGTGCTTTTATTAAAAGGAAAATCGAAACAAGCTAAAGCATAA
- a CDS encoding gamma-glutamylcyclotransferase family protein, with protein sequence MSTLDRHFILGYGSLINGESRAKTGETGKVWPVKLHGFERHWSVMSDVYGMSSVAVIHAPEKACNGVLVEVPYDQFPLFDEREQGYQRAVIDAQQLTAYQDHPLPEGTYWVYHTDDVVDPHDECPIALSYLDVILSGCLEHGDDFAQDFLTLTKGWSSPLLNDRKAPRYPRVQPELPTARLNTLLAPVTTLSIKELSVTYES encoded by the coding sequence ATGAGTACATTAGATCGACACTTTATTTTGGGCTATGGCAGCCTAATTAATGGTGAGAGCCGTGCAAAAACCGGTGAAACAGGCAAGGTTTGGCCTGTTAAATTACATGGGTTCGAGCGTCATTGGTCAGTAATGTCTGATGTATATGGTATGAGCTCTGTTGCTGTAATCCATGCTCCTGAAAAAGCCTGCAACGGTGTATTGGTTGAAGTGCCTTACGATCAATTTCCATTATTTGATGAGCGAGAGCAAGGCTATCAAAGAGCCGTAATCGATGCCCAACAATTAACTGCGTATCAAGACCATCCTTTACCAGAAGGCACTTATTGGGTTTATCACACTGACGATGTGGTTGATCCCCATGATGAGTGCCCTATTGCACTAAGTTACCTAGATGTCATTTTGTCTGGTTGCTTAGAACATGGTGATGATTTTGCACAAGACTTTCTAACATTAACCAAAGGCTGGTCATCGCCTTTGCTGAATGATCGAAAAGCACCTCGCTATCCGCGAGTGCAACCAGAACTTCCTACTGCGCGCTTGAATACCTTATTAGCGCCGGTAACCACCTTATCTATTAAAGAGCTATCTGTAACTTATGAATCTTAA